The DNA region CGCCGCCTCCTGATCCACCTGACGACACTCCCGCAGGTCGCACTTATTACCCAACACGATCACTatcacctgaacacacacacagccactgTGAGTATATAAAACCAGAGCGAAATATCATTATCAACCACATAattcattttcttcatagaaacaatcttcaataaagagttctaaaccataaaacaaaccaaccagctccaagatgaatcacaacatttgaTCTGAAGcagaaaagtatttgaaaaaaaaaaaaacatgtactacCATATGAAATGAAATACAATCCCATGATTCCATCTCTTATGACATTTACtgtaatcatgtgcaggatatgaataaGATATCTACAATCTGATTTTCACAAgttaaaatgccatttttttataTCCGTAATTGGGTTTGCGctaataaatatttgtaattcTTTATATCAAaactggaatttcaactagtaaaaaacataatttttactatctttaactgcattttcactagtggaattTTACAATGATCTTTCATTCACTCAAAACAAattgttcaaaacacaattacagatatttataattttttactaaTTCACATATTTATatcagcatatacagtatatcatcttATGTTTCATATATTAGCAATTGAcgtcttactagtaaaaatgcaatctgtaatttggttttcacttgTGCCAATGCTAATTTGAGatatcaataaattaaaaatatcgTAAAAGGATTTTTTAGTAGTTATAATCACTTTCCAGATATCTGGAATTTACAttggaatggacatttgcactagtaacgatgtaattattgatataaaaatgatcatttttactagtaagaatgcattgcttatttgaaatttgaatttcaactagtaataaattaattatagatatctgcaattatgttttgaacaggagtgattGACAGATCACTGTGAaattccactagtgaaaatgcagttagatatataaaaaacatgttttttactagttgaaataaaaaaaatatatataatataaaaatgtgcatttctgtgagtagtgcatttttttatataaaatgttcaaagtttttactagtgcaaatgtaattactgatatcaaaaaataGCACTTTCACTGGTAGcaattccattcctgatatcagaaattagcattttaactagtataAATGTACTAATGAAATATATTAATTATCTCCTGCACATGATTATATGTCAATTTGGCTTGCCATATATACATCTAGACATCAAAACCAGAGACAATCCCGatgatttcaaatgtcatgtaaacgtttttcttgcattgtctggttTTACATGTAATTGCTGGTATTgttcatgtaaatgcactcattaattagaagtacaaaaacaaaatttttcagtCTGCAAACCATtcacatatatacaaatatagaaatagtttgagagtgtagggagactgactcgatttCGTCAtacgcaatgcttcatgggagcgGGTGGTCACTGTTGAGCTCTTTTGTCAACATTTATGTTTTCAACGGAAAGACAACTTTTCTAATTGGTGAATTACTCTTCagaattatgggtagtgtagttttttaCCAGGAATTTGGCTTATGGCTTCAACACTAGCATTTATCATCACTTAACAACCTCGGagttcatggtaggtctgtcttgaagtTTATAGGTTGAAATCGTAAAATTAAATTCCCCTGTGAAGAAAAGGGATGTGATTTTTATTGGACCCCTACTGCTGCACTCTATATGATGTATCTTTAAAATAATTGAACAGATATAAATGCGCATACATCTTTTTTGTCTCTGGACTTGTCTATCTCCTTCTTCAAGAGCTCGACTTTCTTGAAAGACTCCAGACTGTCCACACTGTAGACCAGCACAAAACCGTCAGCCACAGAAAAGAAGTGTTTGGGTAAATCCAGACCATCACGAAGTCCTCTTGTGTCATAAAGGCGTAACTGCTCCCTCACGCCACGATCCGTCTCGACAGATGCCACGTATATATCCTCCTGAGTGTCACTGTTTTCTGCACCTGAAACAGCACAGTGCTGAGTTATGTCCATTGAGACGAGTACTTTCATGAACGATAATATCATTACACAAACTTTCATGAAGAAGCACACAGactgaaaattttttttatataaataaattatatgatTGTTAATCATTAGAatagtatacagtattttataattgtaatggtataacattttttacaataaataataattatcaataTTACAATACTTAATATTAGTGTACATTTACATAAAACTAGACGACAGTGTCAccagacacaaaacactgtttgtTTTCATATGAGACTATAGACCAATAATAACATACCTACAGTGTGATTGCCGTACAGTAACTGCTCCAGTATGGCTGTTTTCCCCACAGCTGCCATACCACAAACCACAACCTTACAACCCTTTCCCATAGTTACCTGccctgaaacaaacacacacatctcagttatttaaagctatttaaagtagttttaaaacTACAAGTAGAGTGAGGTCCAAGCATATAAGACCActagaaaatacattttattcattgcaaattataattttaacACAACAATTTGTCTAAATTTTGAAATTTTCAGTGTCTAGTATTTTCTATGTGCCCcttttgctttaaaggaatagttcacctaaaaatgaaacagatcaatatttaagtactttttttttttttttttttttttttttttactataaaccttcactttcacttttacatctgaaagtgtggtgcctgtttagtttcaagttaaagtggaaatttagaatgaaaaagcatttaaatattttccttctcacccacatcatatcacttctga from Myxocyprinus asiaticus isolate MX2 ecotype Aquarium Trade chromosome 30, UBuf_Myxa_2, whole genome shotgun sequence includes:
- the LOC127420774 gene encoding NF-kappa-B inhibitor-interacting Ras-like protein 1 isoform X1 translates to MGKGCKVVVCGMAAVGKTAILEQLLYGNHTVGAENSDTQEDIYVASVETDRGVREQLRLYDTRGLRDGLDLPKHFFSVADGFVLVYSVDSLESFKKVELLKKEIDKSRDKKDVIVIVLGNKCDLRECRQVDQEAAQQWARGEKVKLWEVSVMDRSSLIEPFTSLTSRLTQPQSKSAFPLPGRKSKGTPSNDI
- the LOC127420774 gene encoding NF-kappa-B inhibitor-interacting Ras-like protein 1 isoform X2, whose amino-acid sequence is MGKGCKVVVCGMAAVGKTAILEQLLYGNHTVGAENSDTQEDIYVASVETDRGVREQLRLYDTRGLRDGLDLPKHFFSVADGFVLVYSVDSLESFKKVELLKKEIDKSRDKKDVIVIVLGNKCDLRECRQVDQEAAQQWARGEKVKLWEMCRLQSCVQIKLLCGKKAN